One Ignavibacteria bacterium genomic window carries:
- a CDS encoding transcriptional repressor — MRSKEKDKELLEVLCTHSLRVTSPRVEILQILRANHNPLTISEIHSKIKSKGTDLATVYRTINSFLKFNIVNEVDFKDEFKRYELIFDRHHHHHVVCKVCKKVENVDFCVGNNIEKDLKKRGYKNISHSLEFFGICQDCAE, encoded by the coding sequence ATGAGAAGTAAAGAAAAAGATAAGGAATTGTTGGAAGTATTATGCACTCATTCACTCAGAGTTACCAGCCCGAGAGTGGAAATACTGCAGATCTTAAGAGCAAATCATAACCCTCTGACAATATCTGAAATTCATTCAAAAATAAAATCTAAGGGAACAGACCTTGCAACTGTTTACAGAACCATAAACTCTTTTTTAAAATTTAATATTGTTAATGAAGTAGATTTTAAAGACGAGTTTAAGCGTTACGAATTAATTTTTGACAGGCATCATCATCACCATGTTGTGTGCAAAGTTTGCAAGAAAGTTGAGAACGTTGATTTTTGTGTTGGAAATAACATTGAAAAAGATTTAAAGAAACGGGGATATAAAAACATATCTCATTCACTTGAGTTCTTTGGAATTTGTCAGGATTGCGCGGAATAA
- a CDS encoding TIGR02253 family HAD-type hydrolase produces MIKAIIFDLDNTLVDFMLLKERAIAAAIGAMIDAGLNLSFEETHKRIDEIYKAEGIEYQKVFDTMLENVLGRIDYKILSAGIVAYRTAREAALSPYPKVFPTLIELIKMGIKLAVVSDAPVKEAWLRLSYLNFHYLFDVVVTYDDSGERKPSKAPFNLALQKLNLTADECLMVGDWADRDMVGAKAVGMRTVFARYGDTFNTQHPDSDYEINEISELINIVKKLNNSVK; encoded by the coding sequence ATGATAAAAGCAATCATCTTCGACCTCGATAACACGCTTGTTGACTTTATGCTTCTTAAAGAAAGAGCAATAGCTGCGGCAATCGGTGCAATGATTGATGCCGGGCTTAACTTATCCTTTGAAGAAACGCACAAACGGATTGATGAAATATATAAAGCAGAAGGAATTGAATATCAGAAAGTTTTTGACACAATGCTCGAAAATGTTCTCGGCAGAATTGATTACAAAATACTCTCGGCAGGCATAGTTGCATATCGGACTGCGCGGGAAGCGGCATTAAGTCCTTACCCGAAAGTTTTCCCGACTTTAATAGAATTGATTAAAATGGGAATTAAGCTTGCAGTTGTTTCGGATGCACCTGTTAAAGAAGCGTGGCTGAGATTGTCTTATTTAAACTTTCATTACCTGTTTGATGTCGTAGTAACATACGATGATTCGGGAGAAAGAAAACCATCAAAAGCTCCATTTAATTTAGCTCTGCAAAAATTAAATCTTACTGCAGATGAATGCCTGATGGTTGGCGACTGGGCTGACAGAGATATGGTCGGGGCTAAAGCCGTTGGTATGAGAACGGTTTTTGCAAGATATGGAGATACTTTTAATACACAGCATCCTGATTCAGATTATGAAATAAATGAAATATCCGAACTAATAAACATAGTTAAAAAACTAAATAATTCTGTAAAATGA
- the acpS gene encoding holo-ACP synthase has product MIVGIGIDIIDIKRIREIVEKFGDKFYERILTENEIKYCKSFSKPEIHLAGNFTAKEAYSKAIGTGVGKEFSWKDIEIVHDKKGKPYIHQLVDRGFFLYKFHVSISHTEEYASAVVVCED; this is encoded by the coding sequence ATGATAGTTGGAATTGGTATTGATATTATTGATATTAAGCGCATCCGCGAGATAGTTGAAAAATTTGGAGATAAATTCTACGAGCGGATTCTAACTGAGAATGAAATAAAATACTGCAAATCTTTTTCCAAGCCCGAAATTCATCTTGCAGGGAATTTCACCGCTAAAGAAGCTTACTCTAAAGCCATCGGGACGGGTGTGGGCAAGGAATTTTCGTGGAAAGACATCGAAATTGTTCACGATAAAAAAGGCAAACCGTATATTCATCAGTTAGTTGACAGGGGGTTCTTCTTATATAAGTTTCACGTCAGCATTTCCCATACCGAAGAGTACGCCTCTGCCGTAGTTGTCTGCGAAGATTAA
- a CDS encoding nucleoside-diphosphate sugar epimerase/dehydratase produces the protein MPIQSLYNKILKVRNRHFFGLDIIAFLITPYIALLIRLDWSFNMSDYYPALLFATVVFIALKVSLFIPLGLYRRYWQYASIDELIRLIVIGITVLICQTALFSIFYYAQVLQFNKLPLSLPLLDGVLTLLFIGITRLSIRIIERFNERVFSEHNFEKILIVGAGKAGISIVQEMQRNPQLGYAPIGYIDDDPQKQGVKIRGVPVLGKRGQIKEIAKEYNIDKIWIAIPTASGSDIREIVALCKKIGVKTKIIPGIYELLDETVRIDSVREVQIEDLLRRDVIDTDINEVERFIKGKRILVTGSGGSIGSELCRQILKFKPKELVLLGHGENSIFDVEQELMRRIGFLSNGHNPVIKTLIADIRFPHRIDAIFAKYKPEVVFHAAAHKHVPIMEVNSSEAITNNVLGTKILVESALRNGTENFVLISTDKAVNPTSIMGASKRVAEMIVLNYAKNFNKNYVAVRFGNVLGSRGSVIHTFRKQIKDGGPVTLTHPDITRYFMTIPEASQLVLQASVLGKGGEVFVLDMGEPIKVIDLAADMIRLSGYEVDKDIKIEITGLRPGEKLFEELFIKEEKYEQTLHEKILIATNASNVCMENFDNMVEDLIEISNNSNKSQIVYMLKKIIKEYEPAFHAELKETVSK, from the coding sequence ATGCCAATACAGTCACTATATAACAAGATACTAAAGGTCAGAAATCGTCATTTCTTCGGATTGGACATAATTGCTTTTCTAATTACTCCCTATATTGCGCTTTTAATCAGATTAGACTGGAGTTTCAATATGTCTGATTATTATCCCGCGCTTCTTTTTGCAACTGTAGTATTTATTGCTCTTAAAGTCAGTTTATTTATTCCGTTAGGTTTGTATAGAAGATACTGGCAGTATGCAAGTATCGATGAGCTTATACGCTTGATTGTCATAGGGATAACCGTTTTGATATGCCAGACAGCATTGTTCAGCATATTTTATTATGCTCAAGTGCTTCAATTTAATAAACTTCCGCTTTCATTGCCGCTTCTTGATGGCGTATTAACTTTATTGTTTATAGGCATAACAAGATTAAGCATAAGAATCATTGAAAGATTTAACGAAAGAGTATTTAGCGAACATAACTTTGAAAAGATACTTATTGTAGGTGCAGGTAAAGCAGGGATTTCAATTGTTCAGGAGATGCAAAGAAATCCGCAGCTTGGGTATGCGCCTATCGGATACATTGATGATGACCCTCAGAAACAGGGAGTTAAGATAAGGGGTGTTCCGGTATTAGGCAAAAGAGGACAGATTAAGGAAATTGCAAAGGAATATAACATAGATAAAATATGGATTGCCATACCTACGGCATCAGGAAGTGACATACGCGAAATTGTTGCTCTTTGTAAAAAGATTGGTGTTAAAACAAAAATTATCCCCGGTATATATGAATTGCTCGATGAGACTGTCAGAATTGACTCTGTTCGTGAAGTACAGATTGAAGATTTACTAAGAAGAGACGTAATTGATACGGACATTAACGAGGTTGAAAGATTTATAAAAGGCAAAAGAATTTTAGTAACCGGTTCGGGAGGTTCAATCGGCAGCGAGCTTTGCCGCCAGATTTTGAAATTTAAACCCAAGGAACTTGTGCTGCTTGGGCATGGTGAAAACTCCATCTTTGATGTTGAACAGGAATTGATGAGGAGAATAGGATTTTTATCAAACGGCCATAATCCTGTTATTAAGACCTTAATTGCCGATATAAGATTTCCGCACAGAATAGATGCAATCTTTGCAAAATATAAACCCGAGGTAGTATTCCATGCCGCAGCCCACAAACACGTTCCTATTATGGAAGTGAACTCGAGCGAGGCAATCACTAACAATGTTCTCGGAACAAAGATTCTTGTTGAAAGCGCATTGCGCAACGGCACTGAAAATTTTGTTCTTATCTCGACTGATAAAGCAGTAAATCCGACAAGCATAATGGGAGCATCGAAGCGTGTTGCCGAAATGATTGTTCTTAACTATGCAAAGAACTTTAATAAAAATTATGTTGCAGTCAGGTTCGGTAATGTTCTCGGAAGCCGCGGCAGCGTGATTCATACTTTCAGAAAACAAATAAAAGACGGCGGACCAGTAACACTCACACACCCCGATATAACAAGATATTTCATGACGATTCCTGAAGCATCACAATTGGTTTTGCAGGCATCGGTTCTTGGTAAAGGCGGGGAAGTATTTGTTCTTGATATGGGGGAGCCGATAAAAGTTATTGACCTTGCAGCCGATATGATTCGTCTTTCAGGATATGAGGTTGACAAAGACATAAAAATTGAAATTACCGGCTTGCGTCCCGGGGAAAAACTTTTCGAAGAATTATTCATAAAAGAAGAAAAATACGAACAGACTCTTCACGAGAAAATTTTAATTGCAACAAATGCCAGCAATGTATGCATGGAAAACTTTGACAATATGGTTGAGGATTTGATTGAAATTTCCAATAATTCAAACAAATCTCAAATTGTATATATGCTAAAGAAGATTATAAAGGAATATGAACCTGCATTTCATGCAGAATTGAAAGAAACTGTATCAAAATAA